A portion of the Streptomyces platensis genome contains these proteins:
- the lanM gene encoding type 2 lanthipeptide synthetase LanM — translation MPVDLETLMHPARVHVGPRPEAEGNAYDVIARSLYGIGILPLVMAGKDEDSGHVDLGFLGGENKGTSPFKGLVFENPFTDKIKVVLRAEEAGQRSTVVQTAGEEDIQHLAEEMADGFATTARALARGRDAWTEMLTRVARGMRVRYVHNPTALYAQSLRMAASAAAMAAPATSLGLLKRIAITSKTSDRGIIAAELRQMAERDVPYFAAEATGTVLYDADGNDTGARLPQTPLARALEKAAELDESTIGQQLTLLHSAFCSRFPDNHLTGTTTWQAEPATSHGGSLHDVARHIADNLVASGLPDKFAHLPRTWIGPLASAQAERVWPCGVLGYDLYTGRTGPALALAAAGRVLGDETYRGAARQIFATSAEILAGQRYEQRSVQQTGPGAYTGLTGLLFALDTAGRLLEEPGWRQAAQDAVPLAVEGIEGERAGADVIGGIAGTATMLAAVGGPHAAQALPGLTKMLCTMVEGGHGSWFDQSGFAHGVAGLLHALSVLRPHTGDQDLRRQVDTAIGLLLDRLAVFYDTVEDNWFSNIGAPDRFSTGWCHGAAGISLALLACVEHTGNERARTWLGQALTNTVEQGFGRNLTWCHGDLGNHDVLSDAAARLGDGQLAGQVSAIEDTLLRPDVFLRKGADSRSRYAHTNSIMVGTSGVLLHLLNRISPGMRLSPLSLTGGARG, via the coding sequence GTGCCGGTCGACCTGGAAACCCTCATGCACCCCGCCCGGGTGCACGTCGGCCCACGGCCGGAAGCGGAGGGCAACGCCTACGACGTCATCGCCCGCTCGCTGTACGGGATCGGCATCCTTCCGCTGGTCATGGCCGGCAAGGACGAAGACTCCGGCCACGTCGACCTGGGCTTCCTCGGCGGGGAGAACAAGGGGACGTCCCCCTTCAAGGGACTGGTCTTCGAGAACCCCTTCACCGACAAGATCAAGGTGGTGCTGCGGGCCGAGGAGGCCGGGCAGCGCAGCACCGTGGTGCAGACGGCCGGCGAAGAGGACATCCAGCACCTCGCCGAGGAGATGGCCGACGGATTCGCCACCACCGCACGTGCGTTGGCCCGCGGCCGGGATGCCTGGACCGAGATGCTGACCCGGGTGGCGCGCGGTATGCGCGTGCGGTACGTGCACAACCCGACGGCGCTGTACGCGCAGAGCCTGCGGATGGCCGCCTCCGCCGCCGCCATGGCCGCCCCTGCCACCAGCCTCGGCCTGCTCAAGCGGATCGCGATCACCTCCAAGACCTCGGACCGCGGCATCATCGCCGCCGAGCTCCGGCAGATGGCCGAACGCGATGTGCCCTACTTCGCCGCCGAGGCCACGGGCACGGTGCTGTACGACGCCGACGGCAACGACACCGGAGCACGGCTGCCCCAGACCCCGCTCGCACGGGCCCTGGAGAAGGCGGCCGAGCTGGACGAGAGCACCATCGGCCAGCAGCTCACGCTGCTGCACTCCGCCTTCTGCTCCCGGTTCCCCGACAACCACCTCACCGGCACCACAACCTGGCAGGCCGAGCCGGCCACCTCGCACGGGGGCAGCCTGCACGACGTCGCCCGGCACATCGCCGACAACCTGGTGGCGAGCGGACTCCCGGACAAGTTCGCGCACCTTCCCCGTACGTGGATCGGGCCGCTGGCCTCCGCCCAGGCGGAGCGGGTCTGGCCGTGCGGGGTCCTCGGCTACGACCTGTACACCGGCCGTACCGGCCCGGCTCTGGCGCTGGCTGCTGCCGGGCGCGTACTCGGCGACGAGACGTACCGCGGTGCCGCCCGGCAGATCTTCGCCACCAGTGCCGAGATCCTCGCCGGACAGCGCTATGAGCAGCGCAGTGTGCAGCAGACCGGACCGGGTGCCTACACCGGTCTGACCGGTCTGCTGTTCGCCCTGGACACGGCGGGCCGGCTGCTGGAGGAGCCGGGCTGGCGGCAGGCGGCGCAGGATGCCGTCCCGTTGGCCGTGGAAGGGATCGAGGGGGAGCGGGCCGGTGCCGATGTCATCGGTGGCATCGCCGGCACCGCGACCATGCTCGCCGCCGTCGGCGGGCCGCACGCGGCCCAGGCACTGCCCGGCCTGACGAAGATGCTCTGCACGATGGTCGAGGGCGGGCACGGTTCGTGGTTCGACCAGTCCGGATTCGCCCACGGGGTCGCCGGACTCCTGCACGCGCTCAGCGTCCTGCGCCCGCACACCGGCGACCAGGACCTGCGGCGACAGGTCGATACGGCCATCGGTCTGCTGCTGGACCGGCTGGCGGTGTTCTACGACACCGTGGAGGACAACTGGTTCTCCAACATCGGTGCACCGGACCGGTTCTCCACCGGCTGGTGTCACGGTGCCGCCGGCATCTCCCTCGCTCTTCTGGCCTGCGTCGAGCACACCGGCAACGAGCGCGCCCGCACCTGGCTGGGGCAGGCCCTCACCAACACCGTGGAGCAGGGCTTCGGCCGCAACCTGACCTGGTGTCACGGGGACCTGGGCAACCACGACGTGTTGTCCGACGCCGCCGCGCGACTGGGCGACGGCCAGCTGGCCGGACAGGTGTCCGCCATCGAGGACACCCTGTTGCGGCCGGACGTGTTCCTGCGCAAGGGCGCGGACAGCCGCAGCCGGTATGCGCACACCAACAGCATCATGGTCGGCACCTCAGGCGTCCTGTTGCACCTGCTCAACCGGATCTCACCCGGCATGCGGCTCTCGCCGCTGTCGCTGACCGGCGGAGCCCGGGGATGA
- a CDS encoding peptidase domain-containing ABC transporter: MSRRVPTVTQVTQTECGLCCCIAVMRYWGRSEDFFTVRQDLEAGRDGLGAKQLSDFLRSRGMQTKAFRVKSLDALAQFTAPVILYWEDYHFLVLEKFDGRTATVMDPAVGRRRLTREELAAGFSDIVIAAEPGPGFARQHQAATKDWRTVPLFAERSVARIALVAVLSLSGYLAVLGIPALTKWAVDRQTQWQDLSDISLVAGAVGVAALGYLLLWLMRVAVLSSLIAVMGRHLMSHTFRKLLSLPYKFFNTRQPGELLFRLNTVNAVRDLLSSRIAQGILDIGTLVCISVYLFIAEWRIGLMATVLFALNAVYLWATRTRVKEVTDAEMSQLGRSQSTQLDAIVSIPTIKMGGYAQQFADEWATVYTSSLDAMKKRMRLQQGWIAGVATTTQMFGPMVLLLASLYFVSHGIVSLGSAIAIQSVSATYFSMTTSVFQMFTEFTEASRYMARLSDITAHESEDSGGRIRKLDDASITLREVQFRYTRHAAPVIDGVSLHIPAGSRVALVGASGSGKSTLGRLVCGLHDPAGGAIELGGRAMPEYDKDFLRRQIGYIPQEVHLHNRTILENLTLGQDISPETVRAYCSEVGILDFVDALPMGLKTLVSELGANFSGGQRQRLAIVRTLLQKPEIIVMDEATASLDTINERRVTKLIEESGATQVIIAHRLATIRNADCIYVLDDGRVTEYGTHQQLLDNQATYAALYAEADAPTFLGETA, from the coding sequence ATGAGCCGGCGCGTACCAACGGTCACACAGGTGACACAGACCGAGTGCGGTCTGTGCTGCTGCATCGCGGTCATGCGGTACTGGGGGCGTAGTGAGGACTTCTTCACCGTCCGCCAGGACCTGGAAGCCGGACGCGACGGCCTGGGCGCCAAGCAGCTGTCCGACTTCCTGCGCTCGCGCGGCATGCAGACCAAGGCGTTCCGCGTCAAGAGCCTGGATGCGCTGGCGCAGTTCACCGCCCCCGTCATCCTGTACTGGGAGGACTACCACTTCCTCGTACTGGAGAAGTTCGACGGCCGCACCGCGACGGTCATGGACCCGGCCGTCGGACGGCGCCGTCTCACCCGCGAGGAGCTGGCAGCCGGGTTCAGTGACATCGTCATCGCCGCCGAACCCGGCCCCGGATTCGCCAGGCAGCACCAGGCCGCGACGAAGGACTGGCGGACGGTTCCGCTGTTCGCCGAGCGCTCCGTCGCGCGCATCGCCCTGGTCGCCGTGCTGTCGCTCAGCGGCTATCTCGCCGTCCTGGGCATCCCGGCGCTGACGAAATGGGCCGTGGACCGGCAGACCCAGTGGCAGGATCTGAGCGACATCTCGCTGGTCGCCGGGGCGGTCGGGGTGGCGGCCCTGGGCTACCTGCTGCTGTGGCTGATGCGGGTGGCGGTGCTCTCCTCGCTGATTGCGGTGATGGGGCGTCACCTGATGTCCCACACGTTCCGCAAACTGCTGTCGCTGCCGTACAAGTTCTTCAACACCCGGCAGCCCGGTGAGCTGCTGTTCCGCCTGAACACCGTCAACGCGGTACGCGATCTGCTGTCGTCGCGGATCGCCCAGGGCATCCTCGACATCGGCACCCTGGTGTGCATCAGCGTCTACCTGTTCATCGCCGAGTGGCGGATCGGGCTGATGGCGACGGTGCTGTTCGCACTCAACGCCGTGTACCTGTGGGCCACCCGCACCCGGGTCAAGGAAGTCACCGACGCGGAGATGAGCCAGCTGGGCAGGAGCCAGTCGACCCAGCTCGACGCCATCGTGTCGATCCCGACCATCAAAATGGGCGGCTACGCACAGCAGTTCGCCGACGAGTGGGCCACGGTCTACACGTCGTCGCTGGACGCCATGAAGAAGCGCATGCGGCTGCAACAGGGCTGGATCGCCGGTGTCGCCACGACGACACAGATGTTCGGCCCTATGGTGCTGCTGCTGGCCAGCCTGTACTTCGTCTCGCACGGCATCGTGTCGCTGGGGTCGGCCATCGCCATTCAGTCGGTGTCCGCCACCTACTTCTCCATGACGACCTCGGTCTTCCAGATGTTCACCGAGTTCACGGAGGCGTCCCGCTACATGGCGCGGCTCAGTGACATCACCGCGCACGAGAGCGAGGACTCCGGCGGCCGGATCCGGAAGCTGGACGACGCGTCGATCACCCTGCGCGAGGTGCAGTTCCGGTACACCCGGCATGCCGCTCCGGTGATCGACGGGGTGTCCTTGCACATCCCGGCCGGATCGCGGGTGGCGCTGGTGGGAGCCTCGGGGTCGGGCAAGTCCACGCTCGGCCGCCTGGTCTGCGGCCTGCACGACCCGGCCGGCGGCGCCATCGAGCTCGGCGGCCGCGCGATGCCGGAGTACGACAAGGACTTCCTCCGCCGCCAGATCGGCTACATCCCGCAGGAAGTGCACCTGCACAACCGCACCATCCTGGAGAACCTCACCCTCGGCCAGGACATCTCGCCCGAGACGGTCCGCGCGTACTGCTCCGAGGTGGGCATCCTCGACTTCGTCGACGCCCTCCCCATGGGCCTGAAGACGCTGGTGTCCGAGCTGGGAGCCAACTTCTCCGGCGGCCAGCGGCAGCGCCTCGCGATCGTCAGGACCCTGCTGCAGAAGCCGGAGATCATCGTGATGGACGAGGCCACCGCGTCCCTGGACACGATCAACGAACGCCGCGTCACCAAGCTCATCGAAGAGTCCGGAGCCACCCAGGTGATCATCGCTCACCGGCTGGCCACCATCCGGAACGCGGACTGCATCTACGTGCTCGACGACGGGCGCGTGACCGAGTACGGCACCCATCAGCAGCTGCTGGACAACCAGGCGACCTACGCGGCCCTCTATGCGGAAGCGGACGCCCCCACCTTCCTAGGCGAGACAGCATGA
- a CDS encoding GNAT family N-acetyltransferase, whose amino-acid sequence MVLTDGEVTLRPIRVRDQREWREVNRRNRDWLRPWEATIPPPPPGLAPPHRPTFRQMVRHLRGEAHAGRMLPFVVEYRGRLVGQLTVAGITWGSMCSAHIGYWVDQEVAGRGVIPTAVALAVDHCFRAVGLHRIEICIRPENIPSRRVVEKLGFREEGIRPRYLHIDGAWRDHAVFVLTAEEVPEGLLNRWRRGKPRTPGAPHK is encoded by the coding sequence GTGGTCCTGACGGACGGTGAGGTCACCCTCCGCCCGATAAGGGTGCGCGACCAACGGGAATGGCGCGAGGTCAACCGCCGTAACCGCGACTGGCTGCGCCCCTGGGAAGCCACCATCCCGCCGCCCCCGCCGGGCCTCGCGCCGCCGCACCGCCCCACGTTCCGTCAGATGGTCCGCCATCTCCGCGGCGAGGCGCACGCCGGCCGGATGCTGCCGTTCGTCGTCGAATACCGCGGCCGGCTGGTCGGCCAGCTGACGGTCGCGGGTATCACCTGGGGCTCCATGTGCTCCGCCCATATCGGCTATTGGGTCGATCAGGAAGTCGCCGGCCGTGGTGTCATCCCGACGGCTGTGGCGCTCGCCGTCGACCACTGCTTCCGGGCCGTGGGCCTGCACCGCATCGAGATCTGCATTCGCCCGGAGAACATCCCCAGCCGCCGGGTGGTCGAAAAGCTCGGTTTCCGTGAAGAAGGCATCCGCCCGCGCTACCTGCACATCGACGGCGCCTGGCGCGACCACGCGGTCTTCGTTCTCACCGCGGAAGAGGTGCCCGAAGGCCTGCTCAACCGCTGGCGGCGGGGGAAACCCCGGACGCCCGGCGCACCCCACAAATAA
- a CDS encoding transcriptional regulator, producing the protein MDDGFNEFLHVPARLAIVALLAPASWTEFGFMRDAIDTSDSALSKQLSALASKGYVEVRKHKSIGGRRTLVRLTPQGREEFRCHAEALERIAATARAPQVAGLDG; encoded by the coding sequence ATGGACGACGGCTTCAACGAGTTCCTGCACGTTCCCGCGCGGCTGGCGATCGTTGCACTGCTGGCCCCGGCGAGCTGGACAGAGTTCGGTTTCATGCGGGACGCGATCGACACCAGCGACTCCGCGCTGTCCAAGCAACTCTCCGCACTCGCCTCCAAGGGCTACGTCGAAGTCCGCAAGCACAAGAGCATCGGCGGTCGCCGTACCCTCGTACGGCTCACGCCGCAGGGGCGGGAGGAATTCCGGTGCCATGCCGAGGCGTTGGAGCGGATCGCGGCGACGGCCCGCGCCCCGCAGGTCGCCGGGCTGGACGGCTGA